The Pan paniscus chromosome 21, NHGRI_mPanPan1-v2.0_pri, whole genome shotgun sequence region ATATGCCAAAAAAAACCCAAGTTGAGAGAATTTCCTGTGGGTGTACTGTAGCGTTTTCTTACAACTTTGTCTGCTCAGATTATTTGTtcttacataaaatgttttaaaaattagatctcattttctaaaaattcttTTACGGCCCCTTGATAAAGGGTGATTCCCTTGcttctttagtgttttttttcccctctgtgaaAGAAactggagttttaaaaaattactatacAAGAGTCTAGAAAAAGTGCAAGTTTAACTTCTAAAACACCTTCTTATGAATTCATGTTGCACATTCAGAAAAATGTTCTAACAATGAAGTGAAACACAATGTTTCAGCCCCAAGCTGTAATTCTAAAATCTCAAATGTAGAAGAGGTTTAGGGTCTCCGGTAACTATTTGTTTTGATCATTTGCAAATCATGCTTTATCCatgttatttctttaattttcattaattatttataAGCACAAATCTTCAGCTTTTAGTATTTTTCGTCCACTACCAGTCATTTATGAGTAAACTGAGCTGTGTTGTCACATCATGACAActagtattttaaaaacacaccaaGCCATGTATAAacttaatgaaaaagaaatgaccaCTTGACTTTTAGAAAAAAGAACTTGTTTcttttaagttatatttaaatATCCATTTGAAACATAGGAAATATAAATCGGCATATTAAAGAGTAAATACATTATTTGTACAATAAAACACCAACAAAACCAGCGCAACTCCGAAGTTCTAAATATGGTGGAAAAATTATGTTGTAGTTACTTATTCCTTATATCTTGATTACAATTCAATAAATCACCTTTCTTCTTGTCATGCTTTGAATATAGATTAATTGATgtcaattttagaaattttacttGTTTGTTCTAGTACTTTATCAAGGTATTCAAATTCAGACAAGAAAATACCTCAAAGAGAGTAAATACCATGTTTACAGAAGGATagggttatttattttctcagttgaTGTTGGGAGACCAGATTTCATATACAAATAGTATACAACCTTTTTTTCTTATGGTGAGCTGCATCTTAGGGGGGAAAATCCTCTTTTAGGGTAACATACAAACACTCACTTGCCAAATAATCatcaaaacattttgaaatcagcattaaatttaaaaagctccATCAATCCATataatcagtattttattttgattccaTTGCTCTATTACCTAAATGGCAATAATTCCTCTGCAATAATGTTGCTATGTGTATGATCCACCTTGAGCTACAATTCAATTTACTTTCAATCAAACATTAATGAAATTGCACTTAGGGGGCCCTTCGAAAATTAATCTCCCAAGATAAATTCCACTTCAAAAAGGACTCATTGTTAAAGCTGGGTTGATTTTTATAGTTACAAACGCCAACAAAGTTTCCAACTTTGAGAGCTGTAGTTAAGAATGCCGTGTGAACTTCTCCACCTTTTCGCGTCATTTAAGAACTTCTAGGAGGAGAAAATCACCACCTCAAAGCCTCGTGGCATAATGTTACACTACTCGGTTTCCGGGCTGTCGCTGTCCCCCGCCCCCAGCAAGAGGTTCACAGCCTGCTCCTCTCTGAGACCGGTTCGTTTTGAAACGCAGTTTACACGCGCGAGTCGGTTTTCGCATGCCTCCCCCATCCGTTCTAGCAGTTTCTTGCAGACCCTTCGGCTGCACCAGGACCTAGCCCCGGGTCGCCCTCGCTGTCACCACGTCCTGCCATAGAGCAGGTTGGCGCCCAGGACGCCGCCGCTGTACTCCCCGGCGGCCGCGTCCAGGGCCGCCAGGCCGCCCCCCGGGCCGTGCAGCGCGGGTGGGCTGGGCGACAGCTCCTCCAGCTCAGGTGCTGGCGTCGGGGCCGGCGGCTGCGGACCGGCCTGGCCGGGGGTGGGCGTGCTGGCGCCGTTCTGGCACGGCTTGCCGTCCTTGACCAGCACAGGCACCGCCACGCGGCGCGGGGACggcggcggaggcggcggcgggCCCAGGCCGCcctcctgctgcagctgctgcgCCGCCTTGTCCTTGGCCTGCCGTTTCATCTTGTACCGGTGGTTCTGGAACCAGATCTTGACCTGCGTGGGCGTCAGGTGGATCATGCTGGCCAGGTGCTCGCGCTCGGGCGCCGACAGGTACTTCTGCTGCTTGAAGCGCCGCTCCAGCTCGTAGACCTGCGCCTGCGAGAAGAGCACGCGGCGCTTCCTTCGCGGAgcggctgccgccgccgccgcgtgCAGCGGGCCCAGCGACTTGGCGGCGTCCGCGATGCCGGTCAGCGACCCCATGCCGGCCACATTCACGCCCGCCGACGGCCCCATGAACCTGGAGACTGGGGAAGAGGCCCAAGGGGGAAGGCGAGTGAGCTCCAGGCCCGCCGGGAGCCGGTCCAGCCGCCGCTCTCTTCACGCCGCGGCCGCGACGCCGCCGGGCCCTCGCTGAATCCCAAGACCCCCTGACCGCCGCGGCCTCCGGCCCCAGCACGCCCCGCGCGCCCTCGGCGGGTCCCAGGGCAGCACGCGCCCTCAACGGGTCCCAGGACGCCGCGCGCGTTCCCGGTCAGGTCCCAGGACCCCCCGCGCGCCCAGGGTCCCCAGAAACCCCGCGCGTCCCGGGCCGCGTCCCAGGACGCCCCGCGCGCCCGCTCGGCCCCAGGACCGCCTAAGCCGCGCGCACCCCGTCCCGCGCCCCCGCGCCCCTCGGCTGTGGCGGGAAACGCCTGAGCCGCCCGCAGCCCCGCGCTCCTGGCCCCTCTCACTTGACGAGTAGCGTGGGTCCGGGTTGGCGCCGTACCAGCCGGTGGCCGCGCCGCCCCGCATGCCGTCCGTGTAGGCGGGCAGCTcgcccatgttgcccaggccgccGTTGCAGTAGCCGCCCATGGCGCCGTGCGGGAACTGCGAGACGCCGGGCGGCATGTGGTAGGtggcggccgccgccgccgcagctgccgccgccgccgccgcggccgccGCGTTGTGACCCGCCATGGCGTGAGAAGGCTGCATGCCCGCCACGGTCGCCGCCTGCGAGGAGGGCCCAGGTGGCGGCGCGCGGTAGGCGGCCGCGGCCCCCAGGGGCGCCCCCAGGCCGGGTGGCGCGCCGTCCATGGCGCCGCTGAACTTCTTGTAGGTCTCCTCGATGGGGCTCAGGATGTCGGACACGGAGAAGGGCGTCGTGTGCTTTGGGCTCAACGACATGGCTCGGCGGGCGGCCAGGTAGGGGGGCCTGGGGCGCGCGCCGGCAGGACGCGGCGGCCGCTCGTCGCCGCCACCTCGGCCGCGGCAGCTGAGCCTGTGATGGAGTCGGCGGCTCGGCGAGCCCCCCGGGCTGCGGGATCTGGGGTTTATTTTAGTCCGGCGCCAGGTTTACGACAGACTCGGGGGGCGGAGCAACATCCCAAACGAGCAAACAATGGTCATTGACATCTTTTTCTCtcgcccccccaacccccgccccaTAATGGAGGCAAAAAAGGTAAAAGGGGCAGTTGGGTGTTTCTTGGAAAGATCACTCCCCGTTGCTTTTCCCATCTTTGCTTTTCCCATCCTTCGCTCCTCCATCCGCGGCCGTTACCCCAGCCCTCGAGCACCAGAAATAGAAACTCGGAGGCTGGCGTCGAGGCTAGACATGGACTCCGCGCCTGGCCCCGTCCAGACCCCAGTTTTCTAAAGTGACTTCGCACCAAAGTCCGGTATAATAGCGGAGTGGGGAACGTGCTGCTAAGTTTGGGGGGAGGGTGTTGCGGGGGCTCGCTTCGTCCTCTCCAGTTATCAGCCCCTCATTCGCTCCATCACctaaagtgttaaaaaaaaaaaaaaaaaaaggctcttggGTCCCACCGTAAGAGCGCATAAAGAGAGGAGGTACAATGACCGTCCTTTGCCATTGTAGGGCTCCCTAATTTATGCGTTTTTAGACCCGTAAGCATCATTTTGTGGGCAACCAAACGGGCACTTCCAAATTAGCTCAAAGTATCCAAgcccagagaagagagaaaacacacatacactgaTAAATACGCAGATGCTAACTTGTAAGTATTCTGTTTTTCCTCTGTGGGGATGGAGATTGAACAAGGGAAAGAggggaaacatttttatttcctaaaatgTTTCCTACTGAGTTTGCACTTGTAAAGttgttttttctgctttctttccctttgtgtgtgttcttactctctttctctcagtAAATATCTCTGACTTAAGTTTATTCTCTCATCACTACCGTgatcaaaaagaagagaaagacaaaatatcaaaacttcCAAATATTTCTAGTTGTTCGCAAtgggtctttttgttgttgttggaaaaATATAACCTGTTCAAGCGATATGAAAATGGATGCAGAAATCAGGTGAAAATTGtagtttctttggaaaaatacaaaaccatagataaacagattttttaaactttgtcaTCCTTTGACTTGCAGTTTAGACATTATGAACTCTCTACTAAATACTGAACAAGACAAAGCATAAGACAAAAGCAGTGTGCAAAGCATATTGATTAAACTTTGAAAACAAT contains the following coding sequences:
- the NKX2-4 gene encoding homeobox protein Nkx-2.4, coding for MSLSPKHTTPFSVSDILSPIEETYKKFSGAMDGAPPGLGAPLGAAAAYRAPPPGPSSQAATVAGMQPSHAMAGHNAAAAAAAAAAAAAAAATYHMPPGVSQFPHGAMGGYCNGGLGNMGELPAYTDGMRGGAATGWYGANPDPRYSSISRFMGPSAGVNVAGMGSLTGIADAAKSLGPLHAAAAAAAPRRKRRVLFSQAQVYELERRFKQQKYLSAPEREHLASMIHLTPTQVKIWFQNHRYKMKRQAKDKAAQQLQQEGGLGPPPPPPPSPRRVAVPVLVKDGKPCQNGASTPTPGQAGPQPPAPTPAPELEELSPSPPALHGPGGGLAALDAAAGEYSGGVLGANLLYGRTW